A single region of the Photobacterium sanguinicancri genome encodes:
- a CDS encoding methyl-accepting chemotaxis protein, with the protein MRSLFLRMRFIHWVGALALFINATFFTEALFSQILQYIIVAVLVIHDIDEKYWGVESLKRVTEYMHRFENKDLSVACDVDSRYNSELGAVLTVINSFRQNVNNALIGIQQQAAKTDEVADLLTTKTSNISARIQAQDVLVENVTAQFHQLDQTASELQAKAEATEHQVMKTRTGLLQSNDAMGDMAKSIGSYMDSNIALDEKFKSLLDQTKSIESVVSVIGNLADQTNLLALNAAIEAARAGEHGRGFAVVADEVRQLAMSTQSSLDQINQIIGGILTAVNEAGEQMQAQSSELSTLSEYSQTSQNEVREACDNIEGILTLLGRDRAQDNVDVKYISQLVKEVATEIDELKQLSSSNAFDCSELEQQGMRLSQVTEQIVEQLRSFKTNPQENPTS; encoded by the coding sequence ATGCGCTCTCTTTTTCTTAGAATGCGATTTATCCACTGGGTCGGTGCTTTGGCGCTTTTTATCAATGCCACATTCTTCACTGAAGCATTATTTTCTCAAATTCTCCAATACATTATTGTCGCCGTTTTGGTTATCCATGATATTGATGAAAAATACTGGGGTGTTGAGTCACTTAAGCGTGTGACTGAATACATGCATCGCTTTGAAAATAAAGATCTCTCGGTAGCTTGTGATGTCGATAGCCGCTATAACAGCGAGCTTGGTGCTGTGTTAACTGTGATTAACTCGTTTCGCCAAAATGTAAATAATGCGTTGATTGGTATTCAGCAGCAAGCGGCGAAAACTGACGAGGTCGCTGACTTATTAACAACCAAGACAAGTAATATCTCAGCACGTATTCAAGCTCAAGATGTCTTAGTCGAAAATGTTACGGCACAATTTCATCAACTTGATCAAACTGCGTCTGAACTGCAAGCAAAAGCCGAAGCGACAGAGCATCAGGTCATGAAGACACGTACCGGTTTATTGCAATCGAATGATGCTATGGGCGATATGGCAAAAAGCATTGGTTCTTACATGGACAGTAATATTGCCCTTGATGAGAAATTTAAATCTTTGCTTGATCAGACTAAATCGATTGAAAGTGTTGTCTCTGTTATTGGTAATCTCGCAGATCAAACAAATCTACTGGCACTGAATGCTGCGATTGAAGCAGCAAGAGCAGGGGAGCATGGGCGAGGCTTTGCTGTGGTAGCTGATGAAGTGCGCCAACTCGCTATGTCGACCCAGAGTAGTTTAGATCAGATCAATCAGATCATTGGCGGGATCTTAACGGCGGTGAACGAGGCGGGTGAACAGATGCAGGCACAGTCTTCAGAGCTTTCTACATTATCGGAATATTCTCAAACCAGTCAAAATGAAGTCCGAGAGGCCTGCGATAATATAGAAGGGATCTTAACGCTATTAGGGCGAGATCGAGCACAAGATAATGTGGATGTTAAGTACATAAGCCAGCTAGTCAAAGAGGTAGCGACAGAGATTGATGAACTGAAACAGTTGTCGAGTTCCAATGCCTTTGATTGTAGTGAATTAGAGCAACAAGGCATGCGTTTATCTCAGGTTACCGAGCAAATTGTCGAGCAGCTAAGATCATTCAAAACAAACCCGCAAGAGAACCCTACTTCTTAA
- the fabG gene encoding 3-oxoacyl-ACP reductase FabG, whose amino-acid sequence MLTNKVCIVTGAAQGIGRCIAETFAKHEAKMVFVCDMNASAMQDLAQTYTNVRIVELNVCDRPSITHFIEQVSEEFGTVDVLVNNAGITRDNLIDKMTEDEWDMVADVNLKGVFNMTQAVAPLMMASGKGSIITMSSVVGTDGNIGQSNYAATKGGVIAMTKGWAKEFSRKGAQVRANCIAPGFVETPMTVDLPEKVLDFMTAKTPLKRMGKPQDIANGALFLASDNSSFITGQTLKIDGGLVI is encoded by the coding sequence ATGCTGACGAATAAAGTGTGTATTGTGACAGGCGCTGCGCAGGGGATAGGCCGCTGTATTGCTGAAACTTTTGCCAAGCACGAAGCAAAAATGGTGTTTGTCTGCGATATGAATGCCAGCGCGATGCAAGACTTAGCGCAAACTTACACGAATGTTCGCATCGTTGAACTTAATGTGTGTGATAGACCCTCAATAACTCACTTTATTGAACAAGTGAGTGAAGAGTTCGGCACTGTTGATGTACTCGTTAACAATGCAGGGATCACGCGTGATAATTTGATTGATAAAATGACCGAAGATGAATGGGATATGGTCGCCGATGTAAACCTTAAAGGTGTGTTTAATATGACACAAGCTGTCGCTCCTTTAATGATGGCATCGGGTAAGGGATCTATTATTACCATGTCCTCGGTTGTCGGCACAGATGGTAATATCGGCCAAAGTAATTACGCCGCAACCAAGGGTGGCGTGATTGCGATGACTAAAGGTTGGGCAAAAGAGTTTTCACGTAAAGGTGCGCAAGTCCGTGCTAACTGTATTGCTCCTGGCTTTGTAGAAACCCCAATGACGGTCGATTTACCTGAGAAGGTGCTCGATTTTATGACAGCAAAAACACCACTAAAACGTATGGGTAAGCCACAAGATATTGCCAATGGTGCACTTTTCTTAGCGAGTGACAACTCTTCCTTTATTACAGGCCAAACGTTGAAGATAGATGGGGGATTGGTCATTTAA
- a CDS encoding LysR family transcriptional regulator, with product MLDKVVFFLHVIRAGSLSVAAKQYGISPSAGSRWLNELEENMGVSLVKRTTRKISPTQAGQRLFDRFNQIHGQINEVFDEVQNLSHEDRGTIRIASTPLFAKHYLATIIGEYVQIHPDINFLVIETAFDVDHTHEVDFAVRANATYRGFQDKDSLLVKRTLLQEPLIACCSPSYIEQFGEPIYPLDLKQHLCLYATTLVGGNKWIFELNGESSSVDIPQTVEADDSEILRNIAIAGGGIAYLPYCLIGKEIALGKLVPILTNYATSKFELSLYFKPRRHMPTRCANFKEYLIKRAPEIDLERKKGITHADGKPLTQLA from the coding sequence ATGTTAGACAAGGTGGTTTTTTTTCTTCATGTCATTAGAGCTGGCTCCCTCAGTGTTGCCGCTAAACAATATGGAATATCGCCCTCTGCAGGCAGCCGTTGGCTTAATGAGCTCGAAGAGAATATGGGGGTCAGTCTAGTCAAACGGACAACTCGTAAGATCAGTCCAACCCAAGCTGGGCAACGTTTATTTGATCGCTTTAATCAAATACACGGTCAAATCAACGAGGTATTCGATGAAGTACAGAACCTCAGCCATGAAGATCGTGGGACCATCCGTATTGCCAGCACCCCGCTGTTTGCCAAACACTATCTCGCGACTATCATAGGGGAATATGTTCAAATACATCCTGATATCAACTTCTTAGTCATAGAAACGGCTTTTGATGTTGATCACACTCATGAGGTTGATTTTGCCGTTCGTGCCAATGCGACCTATCGCGGCTTTCAAGACAAAGATAGCTTATTGGTCAAACGTACTTTACTGCAAGAACCGCTTATTGCCTGCTGCTCCCCCAGCTATATAGAACAGTTTGGCGAGCCTATCTATCCATTAGATCTCAAACAACACCTTTGCTTGTATGCCACCACCTTGGTGGGCGGTAATAAATGGATTTTTGAATTAAATGGTGAGTCTAGTTCTGTTGATATTCCGCAAACTGTTGAGGCTGACGATAGCGAGATCCTCCGTAATATCGCAATTGCAGGTGGAGGGATCGCCTACTTACCTTATTGCTTGATAGGAAAAGAGATCGCGCTCGGTAAATTAGTCCCTATTTTAACTAACTATGCTACCAGCAAGTTCGAGCTAAGTTTGTATTTCAAGCCACGCCGACACATGCCAACTCGATGCGCTAACTTCAAAGAATATTTGATTAAGCGGGCGCCTGAAATAGACTTAGAACGGAAAAAAGGAATTACGCATGCCGATGGCAAGCCACTTACGCAATTGGCTTAA
- a CDS encoding PD-(D/E)XK nuclease family protein, whose protein sequence is MQCMTLSDYFTEFARLEREQRQAQRQTELDELALYYQRVSQLYPQPTHASQVNDVRWKAQYQGYTDALSHLYRHEFTLGCEINVWEVSGLKRDEVRNTAVLSWWLDANASHALGYALLKQVIEDHLPGVDVLHLERGPYSVCPESLPLAEIQDRIDIEIFSNSLLMFWEVKIDAPEGAKQLARYHQLLQTKRRHLAVDSSQALVYLTTDKQIKCHTTPFTYGVTWEGLRKSFLTVLEHLPSNLQSRQLLGQYCQFIRNF, encoded by the coding sequence ATGCAATGTATGACGCTTAGCGATTACTTTACAGAGTTTGCAAGGCTTGAACGAGAGCAGAGGCAAGCTCAACGGCAGACTGAATTGGACGAACTAGCACTTTACTATCAACGAGTTTCTCAGCTGTATCCACAGCCCACTCATGCATCGCAAGTAAATGACGTAAGATGGAAAGCGCAATATCAAGGTTATACAGACGCGCTGAGCCATTTGTATCGGCACGAGTTTACACTAGGATGCGAGATTAATGTCTGGGAGGTCAGTGGCTTAAAACGTGACGAGGTGCGAAATACGGCTGTCTTGAGTTGGTGGCTGGATGCGAATGCATCACATGCTTTAGGTTATGCGCTGCTCAAGCAAGTTATTGAAGATCATCTTCCTGGGGTGGATGTTTTACACCTAGAGCGTGGGCCATACAGTGTTTGTCCTGAAAGCCTGCCTCTTGCTGAAATTCAAGACAGAATCGATATCGAGATTTTCTCAAACTCGTTGCTAATGTTTTGGGAAGTGAAAATTGATGCGCCAGAAGGTGCGAAGCAACTCGCACGATACCATCAATTGCTGCAAACCAAGCGTCGACACTTAGCGGTGGATTCGAGCCAAGCATTGGTTTATCTCACGACAGATAAACAAATTAAGTGCCACACAACACCTTTTACCTATGGCGTGACATGGGAAGGGCTGCGTAAAAGCTTTTTAACCGTTTTAGAGCACCTTCCTTCAAACCTGCAATCGCGCCAACTACTTGGCCAATACTGCCAATTTATACGTAATTTTTGA